The Gossypium arboreum isolate Shixiya-1 chromosome 2, ASM2569848v2, whole genome shotgun sequence region ttaatacaatgataaattatatttaaataatttaatataatagtacaaaatataaattaatctGTTTTTATctacttttaaataattaatataaataataatattttttaaaactttCACTTCCAAACACATAAGGTAAAAGTGCTTATATCCCAATTTTTGCATTCAAGTAGAAAAACAATTTTCAGAGGGAAGATGGAGAGAATCTCCGGATTAAAGACGAATGGGAAAGGAGAAGAGAGTAGTTAAGGGTAGCAAAGTCTTCAAAGAACGAGTACTGCATTAAATGGTCGGGCTGTTAGATGTGACTGGGAGATTTCCTTTTGATTTCCTTTTGTTTTATTCTATCATTTATTCCTTACTGTCATTTTATCATCTTTGTTTAGAAATGGGCTATGCAATAGGTATGCCCAATTTAGGTTCTTGTTTCGCTTCTATTGGCAGTCGGACTTGAGCCCAGATGTTAATTTGGATATTGAATTTTATTCTATTAATAAAGATCCCAGTCATATTATTCAAAAAAAAGTAGAAAAACAATTTTTCACCGTAGTTGACCCAAAAATCAGTTATCCTTCTCGGTGTAAAACAATTTTTCACCGTAATTTTGACCGCAAAAATCAGTTACCCTTGGTGTAAAAGCACCTTTGGAACCCTAAACGTAATGTACAACATGGCTTAATTGTGTTTGGATTATATTGTGTTTGGAAAATTGAACATCTTAATCACGTCAGCAACAACTAACTAACGGAATTTGTTAGTAATTTGACTGTTCGGTTTAATATAGTTCTAAATCTacctacaaaaataaaaattacaatctGGAAACTTTCATCGAATTATTTGCCAACTCGAGTGAACATGCAGCACAGGAAGTTAGTGTCCAACTTAGTTTGTCCCCGTTGTAATGCAGGAGCCGAGTCCATGGATCATATTTTTAGAAAATGCCCTATTTCAGTTTCAGTATGGAGTGTATTAGCAATCCCAAATATTCTACAGGATACAGATTTAGAGTTCATATAGTGGCTCACCTGGATTTTTACCCATCACTCTCCTCCTCAGTTGTGCGTTGTGGGCCATCTGCGGAGACAGAAATACTCGAATCCATGATAAAGTCAGTAGAAGAGGTCAGGATATAGCAGCCTTTGTAAAAAACTATATTAAAGAACTTGATGGGGTTGAATCAAGAAACTCAAAAAACTGGAAGGAGGTTGAGAAATGGAAACACCCACCCGGACAAGCAGTAAAAATCAACTTTGATGGAGCATATGATGCGAGACTCTTTCAATCGGCTTCAGGGATTGTGGTGAGAAACAGAGAAGGAGATATTCTCCTATCTTGCTCGGAAATTCATCAAGAAGTCCCCTCCGCTTTCGCTGCGGAAGCGATCGCTTGCAAGAAAGCAACCCAGATAGGAATCAAAATGAAATGGTCAGACATTATCATTGAAGGAGATTCGCTATCGGTTATTAAAAAATACAAGATGGAAAGACACGACAAATCACAGATCGGGGTATTTATTCATGATATTAAGCAGGCAACATCTAGATCAAAGCATCTCAGATTCGAACATACTCCAA contains the following coding sequences:
- the LOC108472199 gene encoding uncharacterized protein LOC108472199, with the protein product MQEPSPWIIFLENALFQFQYGVCALWAICGDRNTRIHDKVSRRGQDIAAFVKNYIKELDGVESRNSKNWKEVEKWKHPPGQAVKINFDGAYDARLFQSASGIVVRNREGDILLSCSEIHQEVPSAFAAEAIACKKATQIGIKMKWSDIIIEGDSLSVIKKYKMERHDKSQIGVFIHDIKQATSRSKHLRFEHTPRSANGLAHILATETLKTKEEIYLVEGVPRFAELQKVLDSEREPD